The nucleotide window GATGACAAGATCATTATTGGTCAGTCCAGATTTCTATATCCGTATAGTGTTAAGCAAGTTAAAAGTATCCATATGCACCTGTACCAATCCTTCCTTTTCTTCCAACATTTTCCATTCTTTGCTGGACGAGGCaattttgaaagataaaaTTCAATCAGGTCCAAAGTTAATAAGCTCTGGCTAAAGACCAGTGCCTTATCACCCATGTATGAGCACATTGTCAGGATATCAAGTAGCAAAACCATTTTGCCACTGTAATTGACCTCCTTGTAAGTATTGTCCTGAAGAAACTCTCTCCACCAGTCCTGCTAGCAATTGAAACAATTAGGTGAAGAAACATAACAGAAGGCATTGAAATTGATTAAACTTCTGAAAGCAGAGTTTAAACCAAGCCAAACTAATTAAGAAGATGATTTTGCAGGCAAAGCGAAATAAGAAGAGTGTTATATGACAGTATCATAATTGAATCAAAGACGATATAACTCACCATGTATATAAATGCGTTACCAAATTTTCTGTGAGGATTGCCCCGCTTCTCTGCAAG belongs to Sesamum indicum cultivar Zhongzhi No. 13 unplaced genomic scaffold, S_indicum_v1.0 scaffold01910, whole genome shotgun sequence and includes:
- the LOC105180365 gene encoding protein CHROMATIN REMODELING 20-like isoform X1, whose amino-acid sequence is MVQALLFCQMLLAEKRGNPHRKFGNAFIYMQDWWREFLQDNTYKEVNYSGKMVLLLDILTMCSYMGDKALVFSQSLLTLDLIEFYLSKLPRPAKNGKCWKKRKDWYRCIWILLTCLTLYGYRNLD
- the LOC105180365 gene encoding protein CHROMATIN REMODELING 20-like isoform X2, coding for MVQALLFCQMLLAEKRGNPHRKFGNAFIYMDWWREFLQDNTYKEVNYSGKMVLLLDILTMCSYMGDKALVFSQSLLTLDLIEFYLSKLPRPAKNGKCWKKRKDWYRCIWILLTCLTLYGYRNLD